The Pogona vitticeps strain Pit_001003342236 chromosome 6, PviZW2.1, whole genome shotgun sequence genome contains a region encoding:
- the RBM48 gene encoding RNA-binding protein 48 isoform X2: MKELVEQFALYGTIEEYNPLDDYPAEEFTEVYLIKFQKIQSARIAKRKLDERSFFGSLLHVCYAPEFESIQETREKLQDRRRYIAKATSKKEPLLTKKQDSNTSSQLNTSGSCNSGAPISYWNQPVCVRDRFESPCYELRSIPPLSEEHFHNILTAPQCVSDCTEMSEFFSQRAVTQNLHQDIPNSGATCHLQRKLSCDNGLGRFMPRTTQLQERKRRRDEDNKLALFGSATNSEETIIGPRLPETAKIDMDDDSLNTSASLIRNKLKEVAVPVQIPDVYGERSMNCQINPTAKQRRRI, encoded by the exons ATGAAAGAATTAGTTGAGCAATTTGCATTATATGGCACCATTGAAGAATATAATCCGTTAGATGATTATCCAGCAGAAGAATTTACTGAGGTTTACTTGATCAAGTTTCAAAAAATACAAAGTGCAAG GATAGCCAAAAGAAAACTTGACGAACGGAGTTTTTTCGGCAGTTTGCTACATGTGTGTTATGCTCCAGAATTTGAGAGTATACAGGAGACTAGAGAGAAACTGCAAGACAGAAGGAGATACATAGCAAAAGCAACTAGTAAAAAAG AGCCGTTACTGACAAAGAAGCAGGATTCTAATACATCTTCTCAGCTGAACACTTCTGGATCTTGTAACTCTGGTGCACCAATTAGTTACTGGAATCAGCCTGTGTGTGTTCGTGATCGTTTTGAATCACCCTGCTATGAACTGAGAAGTATACCACCTCTTTCAGAAGAGCACTTCCACAATATATTAACGGCACCTCAGTGTGTCAGTGACTGTACTGAAATGTCTGAGTTCTTCAGCCAGAGGGCTGTAACTCAGAATCTACACCAAGACATACCTAACTCCGGAGCCACTTGCCACTTGCAAAGAAAGCTTTCTTGTGATAATGGACTAGGCAGATTCATGCCCCGAACAACACAGCTACAAGAACGAAAGAGGAGACGAGATGAAGACAATAAACTTGCTCTTTTTGGAAGTGCCACTAACAGTGAGGAAACAATTATTGGCCCAAGGCTGCCTGAAACAGCCAAAATAGACATGGATGATGATTCCCTGAACACATCAGCAAGCTTAATTCGTAATAAGCTTAAGGAG gTTGCAGTTCCTGTTCAAATTCCAGACGTATATGGAGAGAGGTCCATGAATTGTCAAATAAATCCAACAGCAAAGCAGCGAAGACGAATATAA
- the RBM48 gene encoding RNA-binding protein 48 isoform X1 has translation MAAVAVGGDVGGAHQHHAQQAICASRAKYREGRRPRAVKVYTVNLESRYLLIQGVPALGVMKELVEQFALYGTIEEYNPLDDYPAEEFTEVYLIKFQKIQSARIAKRKLDERSFFGSLLHVCYAPEFESIQETREKLQDRRRYIAKATSKKEPLLTKKQDSNTSSQLNTSGSCNSGAPISYWNQPVCVRDRFESPCYELRSIPPLSEEHFHNILTAPQCVSDCTEMSEFFSQRAVTQNLHQDIPNSGATCHLQRKLSCDNGLGRFMPRTTQLQERKRRRDEDNKLALFGSATNSEETIIGPRLPETAKIDMDDDSLNTSASLIRNKLKEVAVPVQIPDVYGERSMNCQINPTAKQRRRI, from the exons ATGGCGGCGGTCGCTGTTGGGGGAGATGTTGGGGGTGCGCATCAGCACCACGCACAGCAAGCGATCTGCGCTTCACGGGCCAAGTATCGAGAGGGACGCAGACCTCGTGCGGTGAAG GTGTATACTGTCAACTTAGAATCTCGATACTTGTTAATACAAGGTGTCCCTGCTTTGGGTGTCATGAAAGAATTAGTTGAGCAATTTGCATTATATGGCACCATTGAAGAATATAATCCGTTAGATGATTATCCAGCAGAAGAATTTACTGAGGTTTACTTGATCAAGTTTCAAAAAATACAAAGTGCAAG GATAGCCAAAAGAAAACTTGACGAACGGAGTTTTTTCGGCAGTTTGCTACATGTGTGTTATGCTCCAGAATTTGAGAGTATACAGGAGACTAGAGAGAAACTGCAAGACAGAAGGAGATACATAGCAAAAGCAACTAGTAAAAAAG AGCCGTTACTGACAAAGAAGCAGGATTCTAATACATCTTCTCAGCTGAACACTTCTGGATCTTGTAACTCTGGTGCACCAATTAGTTACTGGAATCAGCCTGTGTGTGTTCGTGATCGTTTTGAATCACCCTGCTATGAACTGAGAAGTATACCACCTCTTTCAGAAGAGCACTTCCACAATATATTAACGGCACCTCAGTGTGTCAGTGACTGTACTGAAATGTCTGAGTTCTTCAGCCAGAGGGCTGTAACTCAGAATCTACACCAAGACATACCTAACTCCGGAGCCACTTGCCACTTGCAAAGAAAGCTTTCTTGTGATAATGGACTAGGCAGATTCATGCCCCGAACAACACAGCTACAAGAACGAAAGAGGAGACGAGATGAAGACAATAAACTTGCTCTTTTTGGAAGTGCCACTAACAGTGAGGAAACAATTATTGGCCCAAGGCTGCCTGAAACAGCCAAAATAGACATGGATGATGATTCCCTGAACACATCAGCAAGCTTAATTCGTAATAAGCTTAAGGAG gTTGCAGTTCCTGTTCAAATTCCAGACGTATATGGAGAGAGGTCCATGAATTGTCAAATAAATCCAACAGCAAAGCAGCGAAGACGAATATAA